A stretch of Henckelia pumila isolate YLH828 chromosome 4, ASM3356847v2, whole genome shotgun sequence DNA encodes these proteins:
- the LOC140894582 gene encoding uncharacterized protein isoform X4, protein MVVAEAVPVMGKVFPSVTSPSSSSRNDQENAERSVALFFFENKLDFSVARSSSYQQMFGAVRKCGNGFSAPSAETLKTSWLEKIKSEMTSHSKDSEREWAMTGCTIIAETWTDNKSRALINFLVSSPSRTFYHKSVDVSSYYKNIKYLSDLFDSVIQDVGPENVVQIVMDNSLNCPGLANHIIQSYGTIFVTPCASHCMNGILEEFCKVDWINRCILQAQAVSKFIYNSSLMLDLMKKFTGGQEIIKSGITKFVSNFLSLQSVLKQKSRLKHMFNSPELSANSTYSNKPQAATCIGIIDDNEFWRAVEESVAVSEPFLKVLREVSGGKPSVGFIYELMTRAKDSIRTYYIMDEIKCKTLLDIVDDKWRNYLHSPLHSAAAFLNPSIQYNPEIKFIGSIKEEFYRVLEKLLPTPDLRRDITNQICLFSRRSGMFGCNLAKEAIDSVSPGIWWEQFGDAASTLQRVAIRILSQVCSTTTFERQWSTFQQIHSEKRNKIDKETLNDLVYVNYNLKLEKYLKSNSSEADPLQLDDLDMTSEWVEETEIPSPVQWLDRFGSVLEGGDLNTRQFSAAIFGTNDNIFNL, encoded by the exons ATGGTGGTTGCTGAAGCAGTGCCTGTGATGGGTAAAGTATTCCCTTCTGTCACATCACCTAGCTCTTCTTCAAGAAATGACCAAGAAAATGCAGAGAGAAGTGTTGCCCTTTTCTTCTTTGAAAATAAATTGGACTTTAGTGTAGCTCGTTCCTCGTCTTATCAGCAAATGTTCGGTGCTGTGAGAAAGTGCGGGAACGGATTTTCAGCCCCATCTGCTGAAACCTTGAAAACAAGTTGGTTAGAGAAGATCAAATCTGAAATGACTTCCCATTCGAAAGACAGCGAGCGAGAATGGGCTATGACAGGTTGTACTATAATTGCAGAAACATGGACGGATAACAAATCGAGGGCTCTGATTAATTTCTTGGTTTCGTCCCCCTCTAGAACGTTTTACCACAAATCGGTTGATGTATCTTcgtattataaaaatataaagtaCCTCTCTGATTTATTTGACTCTGTTATTCAAGATGTAGGCCCAGAAAATGTAGTGCAGATAGTTATGGATAATTCTCTGAATTGTCCTGGGTTAGCCAACCACATAATACAGAGTTATGGAACCATCTTCGTGACCCCTTGCGCCTCACATTGTATGAATGGGATCTTGGAGGAGTTTTGTAAAGTGGATTGGATCAACCGGTGTATTTTACAAGCGCAAGCTGTTTCGAAGTTCATATACAACTCCTCGTTGATGCTTGATTTAATGAAAAAGTTCACTGGAGGACAAGAAATCATCAAGAGTGGCATTACCAAGTTTGTTTCAAACTTTCTGTCCTTACAGTCTGTGTTGAAGCAGAAATCGAGGTTGAAACATATGTTCAATAGCCCAGAGTTGTCTGCGAATTCAACTTACTCAAACAAGCCTCAAGCTGCAACTTGCATCGGAATCATAGATGATAACGAGTTCTGGAGAGCAGTAGAAGAAAGCGTTGCTGTGTCTGAGCCGTTTTTGAAAGTTTTGAGGGAAGTTTCAGGAGGAAAGCCTTCCGTGGGTTTCATTTACGAGCTGATGACCCGAGCTAAGGATTCCATAAGGACATACTACATTATGGATGAGATCAAATGCAAGACGCTTTTGGACATAGTCGATGACAAGTGGCGAAACTATCTCCATTCCCCTCTGCATTCAGCTGCAGCCTTTCTGAACCCAAGCATCCAATATAATCCAGAGATCAAGTTTATTGGATCTATCAAAGAAGAAttttacagagttctcgaaaaACTTCTTCCTACTCCCGATCTAAGGCGCGATATAACAAACCAGATTTGTCTGTTTTCAAGGAGAAGTGGGATGTTTGGTTGTAACCTTGCTAAGGAGGCAATTGACTCTGTTTCACCTG GAATATGGTGGGAGCAATTTGGCGACGCCGCATCCACCTTGCAACGAGTGGCGATACGAATACTCAGTCAAGTCTGCAGCACTACTACATTTGAGAGGCAATGGAGCACATTTCAGCAAATCCATTCTGAAAAACGAAACAAGATAGACAAGGAAACATTAAACGACTTGGTTTACGTGAATTACAATCTTAAGTTGGAAAAGTATTTGAAATCGAATTCTTCAGAAGCAGATCCTCTTCAACTGGATGACTTGGATATGACTTCAGAGTGGGTGGAGGAGACTGAAATTCCTAGCCCGGTTCAATGGCTTGACCGATTCGGTTCGGTTCTGGAAGGTGGAGATCTAAACACAAGGCAGTTTAGTGCTGCTATTTTTGGTACAAATGATAATATTTTCAACTTGTAA
- the LOC140894582 gene encoding uncharacterized protein isoform X3 translates to MLAGNMLTGWKETRQKIPEVKSPVTVCASVGKAMVVAEAVPVMGKVFPSVTSPSSSSRNDQENAERSVALFFFENKLDFSVARSSSYQQMFGAVRKCGNGFSAPSAETLKTSWLEKIKSEMTSHSKDSEREWAMTGCTIIAETWTDNKSRALINFLVSSPSRTFYHKSVDVSSYYKNIKYLSDLFDSVIQDVGPENVVQIVMDNSLNCPGLANHIIQSYGTIFVTPCASHCMNGILEEFCKVDWINRCILQAQAVSKFIYNSSLMLDLMKKFTGGQEIIKSGITKFVSNFLSLQSVLKQKSRLKHMFNSPELSANSTYSNKPQAATCIGIIDDNEFWRAVEESVAVSEPFLKVLREVSGGKPSVGFIYELMTRAKDSIRTYYIMDEIKCKTLLDIVDDKWRNYLHSPLHSAAAFLNPSIQYNPEIKFIGSIKEEFYRVLEKLLPTPDLRRDITNQICLFSRRSGMFGCNLAKEAIDSVSPGIWWEQFGDAASTLQRVAIRILSQVCSTTTFERQWSTFQQIHSEKRNKIDKETLNDLVYVNYNLKLEKYLKSNSSEADPLQLDDLDMTSEWVEETEIPSPVQWLDRFGSVLEGGDLNTRQFSAAIFGTNDNIFNL, encoded by the exons ATGCTTGCTGGGAATATGCTGACAGGTTGGAAGGAAACAAG GCAAAAGATACCGGAGGTTAAATCTCCGGTGACTGTCTGTGCATCTGTTGGAAAGGCTATGGTGGTTGCTGAAGCAGTGCCTGTGATGGGTAAAGTATTCCCTTCTGTCACATCACCTAGCTCTTCTTCAAGAAATGACCAAGAAAATGCAGAGAGAAGTGTTGCCCTTTTCTTCTTTGAAAATAAATTGGACTTTAGTGTAGCTCGTTCCTCGTCTTATCAGCAAATGTTCGGTGCTGTGAGAAAGTGCGGGAACGGATTTTCAGCCCCATCTGCTGAAACCTTGAAAACAAGTTGGTTAGAGAAGATCAAATCTGAAATGACTTCCCATTCGAAAGACAGCGAGCGAGAATGGGCTATGACAGGTTGTACTATAATTGCAGAAACATGGACGGATAACAAATCGAGGGCTCTGATTAATTTCTTGGTTTCGTCCCCCTCTAGAACGTTTTACCACAAATCGGTTGATGTATCTTcgtattataaaaatataaagtaCCTCTCTGATTTATTTGACTCTGTTATTCAAGATGTAGGCCCAGAAAATGTAGTGCAGATAGTTATGGATAATTCTCTGAATTGTCCTGGGTTAGCCAACCACATAATACAGAGTTATGGAACCATCTTCGTGACCCCTTGCGCCTCACATTGTATGAATGGGATCTTGGAGGAGTTTTGTAAAGTGGATTGGATCAACCGGTGTATTTTACAAGCGCAAGCTGTTTCGAAGTTCATATACAACTCCTCGTTGATGCTTGATTTAATGAAAAAGTTCACTGGAGGACAAGAAATCATCAAGAGTGGCATTACCAAGTTTGTTTCAAACTTTCTGTCCTTACAGTCTGTGTTGAAGCAGAAATCGAGGTTGAAACATATGTTCAATAGCCCAGAGTTGTCTGCGAATTCAACTTACTCAAACAAGCCTCAAGCTGCAACTTGCATCGGAATCATAGATGATAACGAGTTCTGGAGAGCAGTAGAAGAAAGCGTTGCTGTGTCTGAGCCGTTTTTGAAAGTTTTGAGGGAAGTTTCAGGAGGAAAGCCTTCCGTGGGTTTCATTTACGAGCTGATGACCCGAGCTAAGGATTCCATAAGGACATACTACATTATGGATGAGATCAAATGCAAGACGCTTTTGGACATAGTCGATGACAAGTGGCGAAACTATCTCCATTCCCCTCTGCATTCAGCTGCAGCCTTTCTGAACCCAAGCATCCAATATAATCCAGAGATCAAGTTTATTGGATCTATCAAAGAAGAAttttacagagttctcgaaaaACTTCTTCCTACTCCCGATCTAAGGCGCGATATAACAAACCAGATTTGTCTGTTTTCAAGGAGAAGTGGGATGTTTGGTTGTAACCTTGCTAAGGAGGCAATTGACTCTGTTTCACCTG GAATATGGTGGGAGCAATTTGGCGACGCCGCATCCACCTTGCAACGAGTGGCGATACGAATACTCAGTCAAGTCTGCAGCACTACTACATTTGAGAGGCAATGGAGCACATTTCAGCAAATCCATTCTGAAAAACGAAACAAGATAGACAAGGAAACATTAAACGACTTGGTTTACGTGAATTACAATCTTAAGTTGGAAAAGTATTTGAAATCGAATTCTTCAGAAGCAGATCCTCTTCAACTGGATGACTTGGATATGACTTCAGAGTGGGTGGAGGAGACTGAAATTCCTAGCCCGGTTCAATGGCTTGACCGATTCGGTTCGGTTCTGGAAGGTGGAGATCTAAACACAAGGCAGTTTAGTGCTGCTATTTTTGGTACAAATGATAATATTTTCAACTTGTAA
- the LOC140894582 gene encoding uncharacterized protein isoform X1: MVREKDACWEYADRLEGNKVRCKFCDRILNGGISRLKHHLSRLPSKGVNPCTKVRDDVSDRVREILSLKEDDKETSIVKRQKIPEVKSPVTVCASVGKAMVVAEAVPVMGKVFPSVTSPSSSSRNDQENAERSVALFFFENKLDFSVARSSSYQQMFGAVRKCGNGFSAPSAETLKTSWLEKIKSEMTSHSKDSEREWAMTGCTIIAETWTDNKSRALINFLVSSPSRTFYHKSVDVSSYYKNIKYLSDLFDSVIQDVGPENVVQIVMDNSLNCPGLANHIIQSYGTIFVTPCASHCMNGILEEFCKVDWINRCILQAQAVSKFIYNSSLMLDLMKKFTGGQEIIKSGITKFVSNFLSLQSVLKQKSRLKHMFNSPELSANSTYSNKPQAATCIGIIDDNEFWRAVEESVAVSEPFLKVLREVSGGKPSVGFIYELMTRAKDSIRTYYIMDEIKCKTLLDIVDDKWRNYLHSPLHSAAAFLNPSIQYNPEIKFIGSIKEEFYRVLEKLLPTPDLRRDITNQICLFSRRSGMFGCNLAKEAIDSVSPGIWWEQFGDAASTLQRVAIRILSQVCSTTTFERQWSTFQQIHSEKRNKIDKETLNDLVYVNYNLKLEKYLKSNSSEADPLQLDDLDMTSEWVEETEIPSPVQWLDRFGSVLEGGDLNTRQFSAAIFGTNDNIFNL, encoded by the exons A TGGTTAGAGAAAAAGATGCTTGCTGGGAATATGCTGACAGGTTGGAAGGAAACAAGGTGAGATGCAAATTTTGTGATAGAATACTTAATGGTGGCATTAGTAGGCTAAAACATCATTTGTCTAGACTTCCTAGTAAAGGTGTAAACCCCTGCACTAAAGTTAGGGATGATGTAAGTGATAGAGTAAGGGAAATCCTATCCTTGAAAGAAGATGATAAAGAAACTTCAATTGTTAAAAGGCAAAAGATACCGGAGGTTAAATCTCCGGTGACTGTCTGTGCATCTGTTGGAAAGGCTATGGTGGTTGCTGAAGCAGTGCCTGTGATGGGTAAAGTATTCCCTTCTGTCACATCACCTAGCTCTTCTTCAAGAAATGACCAAGAAAATGCAGAGAGAAGTGTTGCCCTTTTCTTCTTTGAAAATAAATTGGACTTTAGTGTAGCTCGTTCCTCGTCTTATCAGCAAATGTTCGGTGCTGTGAGAAAGTGCGGGAACGGATTTTCAGCCCCATCTGCTGAAACCTTGAAAACAAGTTGGTTAGAGAAGATCAAATCTGAAATGACTTCCCATTCGAAAGACAGCGAGCGAGAATGGGCTATGACAGGTTGTACTATAATTGCAGAAACATGGACGGATAACAAATCGAGGGCTCTGATTAATTTCTTGGTTTCGTCCCCCTCTAGAACGTTTTACCACAAATCGGTTGATGTATCTTcgtattataaaaatataaagtaCCTCTCTGATTTATTTGACTCTGTTATTCAAGATGTAGGCCCAGAAAATGTAGTGCAGATAGTTATGGATAATTCTCTGAATTGTCCTGGGTTAGCCAACCACATAATACAGAGTTATGGAACCATCTTCGTGACCCCTTGCGCCTCACATTGTATGAATGGGATCTTGGAGGAGTTTTGTAAAGTGGATTGGATCAACCGGTGTATTTTACAAGCGCAAGCTGTTTCGAAGTTCATATACAACTCCTCGTTGATGCTTGATTTAATGAAAAAGTTCACTGGAGGACAAGAAATCATCAAGAGTGGCATTACCAAGTTTGTTTCAAACTTTCTGTCCTTACAGTCTGTGTTGAAGCAGAAATCGAGGTTGAAACATATGTTCAATAGCCCAGAGTTGTCTGCGAATTCAACTTACTCAAACAAGCCTCAAGCTGCAACTTGCATCGGAATCATAGATGATAACGAGTTCTGGAGAGCAGTAGAAGAAAGCGTTGCTGTGTCTGAGCCGTTTTTGAAAGTTTTGAGGGAAGTTTCAGGAGGAAAGCCTTCCGTGGGTTTCATTTACGAGCTGATGACCCGAGCTAAGGATTCCATAAGGACATACTACATTATGGATGAGATCAAATGCAAGACGCTTTTGGACATAGTCGATGACAAGTGGCGAAACTATCTCCATTCCCCTCTGCATTCAGCTGCAGCCTTTCTGAACCCAAGCATCCAATATAATCCAGAGATCAAGTTTATTGGATCTATCAAAGAAGAAttttacagagttctcgaaaaACTTCTTCCTACTCCCGATCTAAGGCGCGATATAACAAACCAGATTTGTCTGTTTTCAAGGAGAAGTGGGATGTTTGGTTGTAACCTTGCTAAGGAGGCAATTGACTCTGTTTCACCTG GAATATGGTGGGAGCAATTTGGCGACGCCGCATCCACCTTGCAACGAGTGGCGATACGAATACTCAGTCAAGTCTGCAGCACTACTACATTTGAGAGGCAATGGAGCACATTTCAGCAAATCCATTCTGAAAAACGAAACAAGATAGACAAGGAAACATTAAACGACTTGGTTTACGTGAATTACAATCTTAAGTTGGAAAAGTATTTGAAATCGAATTCTTCAGAAGCAGATCCTCTTCAACTGGATGACTTGGATATGACTTCAGAGTGGGTGGAGGAGACTGAAATTCCTAGCCCGGTTCAATGGCTTGACCGATTCGGTTCGGTTCTGGAAGGTGGAGATCTAAACACAAGGCAGTTTAGTGCTGCTATTTTTGGTACAAATGATAATATTTTCAACTTGTAA
- the LOC140894584 gene encoding probable inactive receptor kinase At4g23740, protein MDVKIIFLAILVYGKLYLLARAEPNEDKQALLDFFDNVTHVRKLNWDERTSVCYNWTGITCNHDNSRVIAVRLPGIGFKGSIPLNTLGRLSGLQILSLQSNGISGTFPSDVLKLGNLISLYLQFNNLQGPLPLDFSVWKNLSVLNLSNNAFNGSIPLSLLNLTHLEVLNLSNNSLSGDIPDLNIPTLQVLDLSYNNFTGAVPQSLKRFPSSAFLGDQISSENSMPPAPSPTIPPKKRKAKLSDSTILGIILGSCALAFALIAMLLIVSHRKKRKNTSTTEVSQKKEKIVSEHQGNGGRLTFFEGCNLAFDLEDLLRASAEVLGKGTFGTTYKAALEDATTVAVKRLKEVIVGKKDFEQHMEIVGNIRHENVAPLRAYYYSKDEKLVVYDYYNQGSVSALLHAKRGENRIPLDWETRLRIVIGTARGIAHIHSQTGGKLAHGNIKASNIFLNSQQYGCVCDLGLATLMNPITPPAIRATGYRAPEVTDTRKVTQASDVYSFGVFILELLTGKSPVYSSGGEEIIHLVRWVHSVVREEWTGEVFDVELLRYPNIEEEMVSLLQIGMSCVARMPEQRPKIEDVVKMVEEIRGVNTGNSPSGGTRSPGSTPSLTPHLAEIGPSN, encoded by the exons ATGGACGTCAAGATTATTTTTTTAGCAATTTTAGTATATGGTAAGCTGTACTTGTTAGCAAGAGCTGAGCCTAATGAAGATAAACAGGCATTGTTGGATTTTTTCGATAACGTTACTCATGTTCGGAAGCTGAATTGGGATGAGAGAACTTCTGTGTGCTATAACTGGACTGGAATAACATGTAATCATGATAATTCGAGAGTTATAGCGGTTCGGTTGCCTGGTATTGGATTCAAAGGCAGCATTCCTTTGAACACACTTGGCCGGTTGTCAGGGCTTCAGATCTTgagtcttcaatcaaatggtATTAGTGGGACGTTTCCTTCTGATGTTTTGAAGCTCGGGAACTTGATTAGTCTTTATCTCCAGTTCAATAATTTGCAGGGTCCTTTGCCGTTGGATTTTTCGGTTTGGAAGAACCTTTCTGTGTTGAATTTGTCTAATAATGCTTTCAATGGGAGTATTCCACTGTCCCTTTTGAATTTGACTCATTTGGAAGTTCTTAATCTTTCTAATAACTCGCTTTCTGGTGATATTCCTGATCTGAATATCCCGACGCTGCAAGTGTTGGATCTGTCCTATAATAATTTCACGGGAGCTGTACCTCAATCACTCAAGAGATTTCCAAGTTCTGCCTTTCTTGGAGATCAAATTTCATCAGAGAATTCAATGCCTCCAGCTCCTTCACCGACAATTCCACCAAAGAAACGTAAAGCAAAACTTAGTGATTCGACCATTTTGGGAATCATTTTAGGCAGTTGTGCGCTAGCATTTGCCTTAATTGCCATGCTACTAATTGTTTCCCACAGAAAGAAACGAAAAAATACATCTACCACCGAGGTTTCCcagaagaaagaaaaaattgtTTCCGAGCATCAAGGGAATGGTGGCCGTTTAACATTTTTTGAGGGGTGCAATCTTGCTTTTGACCTTGAAGATTTGTTGAGGGCTTCCGCCGAGGTTCTTGGGAAGGGAACATTTGGTACTACGTATAAAGCGGCATTAGAGGATGCAACAACGGTAGCGGTCAAGAGATTAAAGGAAGTTATTGTTGGGAAAAAGGACTTTGAGCAACATATGGAGATCGTTGGGAATATCAGGCACGAAAACGTAGCTCCATTAAGGGCTTACTACTATTCCAAGGATGAAAAGCTTGTGGTATATGATTACTACAATCAGGGAAGCGTGTCAGCATTGCTACACG CAAAACGAGGTGAGAACCGGATCCCTTTAGATTGGGAAACTCGACTCAGGATAGTAATCGGTACAGCAAGAGGCATAGCTCACATCCACTCGCAAACTGGTGGGAAGCTCGCACATGGAAACATAAAGGCCTCAAATATTTTCCTCAACTCCCAACAGTATGGCTGTGTTTGCGATCTTGGTTTAGCAACATTGATGAATCCAATCACACCACCCGCTATACGGGCAACAGGGTATCGTGCCCCGGAAGTGACAGACACTCGGAAAGTGACACAGGCATCAGATGTCTATAGCTTCGGAGTTTTCATACTCGAGCTCCTTACTGGGAAATCCCCTGTATATTCATCAGGTGGTGAAGAGATCATCCACCTGGTCAGATGGGTGCATTCCGTAGTTCGCGAAGAATGGACCGGCGAGGTTTTTGATGTCGAGCTCTTGAGGTATCCGAATATAGAGGAAGAAATGGTGTCCCTGCTGCAGATAGGCATGAGTTGCGTGGCAAGAATGCCTGAACAGAGGCCAAAAATCGAGGATGTGGTGAAAATGGTGGAGGAAATTAGAGGTGTTAATACAGGGAACAGCCCATCTGGTGGAACCAGATCTCCAGGTTCCACTCCATCTTTAACTCCACATTTGGCTGAGATTGGACCCTCAAATTAG
- the LOC140894582 gene encoding uncharacterized protein isoform X2, with protein sequence MLAGNMLTGWKETRLPSKGVNPCTKVRDDVSDRVREILSLKEDDKETSIVKRQKIPEVKSPVTVCASVGKAMVVAEAVPVMGKVFPSVTSPSSSSRNDQENAERSVALFFFENKLDFSVARSSSYQQMFGAVRKCGNGFSAPSAETLKTSWLEKIKSEMTSHSKDSEREWAMTGCTIIAETWTDNKSRALINFLVSSPSRTFYHKSVDVSSYYKNIKYLSDLFDSVIQDVGPENVVQIVMDNSLNCPGLANHIIQSYGTIFVTPCASHCMNGILEEFCKVDWINRCILQAQAVSKFIYNSSLMLDLMKKFTGGQEIIKSGITKFVSNFLSLQSVLKQKSRLKHMFNSPELSANSTYSNKPQAATCIGIIDDNEFWRAVEESVAVSEPFLKVLREVSGGKPSVGFIYELMTRAKDSIRTYYIMDEIKCKTLLDIVDDKWRNYLHSPLHSAAAFLNPSIQYNPEIKFIGSIKEEFYRVLEKLLPTPDLRRDITNQICLFSRRSGMFGCNLAKEAIDSVSPGIWWEQFGDAASTLQRVAIRILSQVCSTTTFERQWSTFQQIHSEKRNKIDKETLNDLVYVNYNLKLEKYLKSNSSEADPLQLDDLDMTSEWVEETEIPSPVQWLDRFGSVLEGGDLNTRQFSAAIFGTNDNIFNL encoded by the exons ATGCTTGCTGGGAATATGCTGACAGGTTGGAAGGAAACAAG ACTTCCTAGTAAAGGTGTAAACCCCTGCACTAAAGTTAGGGATGATGTAAGTGATAGAGTAAGGGAAATCCTATCCTTGAAAGAAGATGATAAAGAAACTTCAATTGTTAAAAGGCAAAAGATACCGGAGGTTAAATCTCCGGTGACTGTCTGTGCATCTGTTGGAAAGGCTATGGTGGTTGCTGAAGCAGTGCCTGTGATGGGTAAAGTATTCCCTTCTGTCACATCACCTAGCTCTTCTTCAAGAAATGACCAAGAAAATGCAGAGAGAAGTGTTGCCCTTTTCTTCTTTGAAAATAAATTGGACTTTAGTGTAGCTCGTTCCTCGTCTTATCAGCAAATGTTCGGTGCTGTGAGAAAGTGCGGGAACGGATTTTCAGCCCCATCTGCTGAAACCTTGAAAACAAGTTGGTTAGAGAAGATCAAATCTGAAATGACTTCCCATTCGAAAGACAGCGAGCGAGAATGGGCTATGACAGGTTGTACTATAATTGCAGAAACATGGACGGATAACAAATCGAGGGCTCTGATTAATTTCTTGGTTTCGTCCCCCTCTAGAACGTTTTACCACAAATCGGTTGATGTATCTTcgtattataaaaatataaagtaCCTCTCTGATTTATTTGACTCTGTTATTCAAGATGTAGGCCCAGAAAATGTAGTGCAGATAGTTATGGATAATTCTCTGAATTGTCCTGGGTTAGCCAACCACATAATACAGAGTTATGGAACCATCTTCGTGACCCCTTGCGCCTCACATTGTATGAATGGGATCTTGGAGGAGTTTTGTAAAGTGGATTGGATCAACCGGTGTATTTTACAAGCGCAAGCTGTTTCGAAGTTCATATACAACTCCTCGTTGATGCTTGATTTAATGAAAAAGTTCACTGGAGGACAAGAAATCATCAAGAGTGGCATTACCAAGTTTGTTTCAAACTTTCTGTCCTTACAGTCTGTGTTGAAGCAGAAATCGAGGTTGAAACATATGTTCAATAGCCCAGAGTTGTCTGCGAATTCAACTTACTCAAACAAGCCTCAAGCTGCAACTTGCATCGGAATCATAGATGATAACGAGTTCTGGAGAGCAGTAGAAGAAAGCGTTGCTGTGTCTGAGCCGTTTTTGAAAGTTTTGAGGGAAGTTTCAGGAGGAAAGCCTTCCGTGGGTTTCATTTACGAGCTGATGACCCGAGCTAAGGATTCCATAAGGACATACTACATTATGGATGAGATCAAATGCAAGACGCTTTTGGACATAGTCGATGACAAGTGGCGAAACTATCTCCATTCCCCTCTGCATTCAGCTGCAGCCTTTCTGAACCCAAGCATCCAATATAATCCAGAGATCAAGTTTATTGGATCTATCAAAGAAGAAttttacagagttctcgaaaaACTTCTTCCTACTCCCGATCTAAGGCGCGATATAACAAACCAGATTTGTCTGTTTTCAAGGAGAAGTGGGATGTTTGGTTGTAACCTTGCTAAGGAGGCAATTGACTCTGTTTCACCTG GAATATGGTGGGAGCAATTTGGCGACGCCGCATCCACCTTGCAACGAGTGGCGATACGAATACTCAGTCAAGTCTGCAGCACTACTACATTTGAGAGGCAATGGAGCACATTTCAGCAAATCCATTCTGAAAAACGAAACAAGATAGACAAGGAAACATTAAACGACTTGGTTTACGTGAATTACAATCTTAAGTTGGAAAAGTATTTGAAATCGAATTCTTCAGAAGCAGATCCTCTTCAACTGGATGACTTGGATATGACTTCAGAGTGGGTGGAGGAGACTGAAATTCCTAGCCCGGTTCAATGGCTTGACCGATTCGGTTCGGTTCTGGAAGGTGGAGATCTAAACACAAGGCAGTTTAGTGCTGCTATTTTTGGTACAAATGATAATATTTTCAACTTGTAA
- the LOC140866266 gene encoding uncharacterized protein — translation MEYDFKTRAYDSPAPSYGRPSSGPPSTAAPHPMYGQPTSIYPKIGGGSAQSAAIHGGVPARNPPFQNAAAPPTSSGIGIRVAIKPEYKITPPPPLLPQLGDIPRSNFHFDFEFERNVMAEAVKENPNWSRLGLENPVNKPAEAASSHGPSSDPTVSKYIAAGLSRDAVPLAVANYGDNPIKVKEFANGFTILREMGFSSNNVAEALFMYDNDTEKALAHFLNNNTS, via the exons ATGGAGTATGATTTCAAAACCCGGGCGTACGATTCGCCAGCCCCGTCGTACGGTAGGCCATCGTCCGGCCCGCCATCGACCGCCGCTCCTCATCCCATGTACGGTCAACCAACATCTATTTATCCCAAGATCGGCGGCGGCTCAGCTCAATCTGCCGCCATTCATGGAGGAGTACCGGCCCGGAACCCCCCGTTTCAGAACGCCGCGGCTCCTCCGACTAGCT CTGGAATTGGGATTAGGGTTGCTATAAAACCTGAGTATAAAATTACTCCGCCG CCTCCCTTGTTGCCTCAACTTGGGGACATACCTCGAAGCAATTTCCACTTTGATTTCGAATTTGAGAGAAATGTTATGGCGGAAGCAGTGAAGGAAAACCCAAATTGGAGCAGACTTGGGTTGGAAAATCCTGTTAACAAACCAGCCGAAGCAGCATCCTCCCAT GGTCCATCTTCAGATCCCACAGTGAGCAAATACATAGCAGCGGGTCTTAGCAGAGATGCTGTGCCTCTTGCAGTAGCAAACTACGGAGACAATCCGATCAAG GTTAAGGAATTCGCAAATGGATTCACTATCCTGCGAGAAATGGGATTCTCATCAAACAATGTTGCAGAAGCATTGTTCATGTATGACAACGACACGGAGAAGGCATTGGCTCATTTCCTTAACAATAATACATCTTGA